The proteins below come from a single Corylus avellana chromosome ca3, CavTom2PMs-1.0 genomic window:
- the LOC132174727 gene encoding protein RICE SALT SENSITIVE 3-like: protein MVGSGASDRSKEAVGMMALHEALRSVCLNTEWTYSVFWTIRPRPRVRGGNGCKVGDDNGSLMLMWEDGFCRGRVGDCLEEIDGEDPVRRAFSKMSIQLYNYGEGLMGKVASDKCHKWVFKEPTECEPNISNYWQSSFDALPSEWTDQFESGIQTIAVIQAGHGLLQLGSCKIIPEDLHFVLRMRHTFESLGYQSGFYLSQLFSSTRNTSSSSSLPSKQSPIPIRPPAPVFNWGQRQLPSATSMLSSPNFPNSARLGFPQAKDETHMFLLPHSSETRLEAMVAGEHENDIKWPNGLSFFNALTGRTDDAKLLFNAESLGNKPADQNHHPLNPNSDASNMHNGGGANPNDFLSLDSCHPDSARKLENKFKRSFTLPARMTSSSSSTSVDHHQHQHQPEYRNSEAAGMYSSDVMETFLE from the exons atggTGGGCTCAGGAGCATCAGATAGGAGCAAAGAAGCTGTTGGGATGATGGCCCTTCATGAGGCCCTCAGAAGCGTCTGTCTCAACACAGAATGGACTTACTCTGTCTTCTGGACCATCCGTCCTCGCcc AAGAGTCAGAGGTGGTAATGGTTGCAAGGTTGGAGACGACAACGGCAGCTT AATGTTGATGTGGGAAGATGGATTCTGTCGAGGAAGAGTTGGGGATTGTCTTGAAGAGATTGATGGTGAAGATCCTGTCAGAAGAGCCTTCAGCAAGATGtcaattcaattatataattatgGAGAAGG GTTGATGGGGAAGGTGGCATCTGATAAGTGTCATAAATGGGTATTCAAAGAACCAACAGAATGTGAACCAAACATATCCAACTACTGGCAGAGTTCTTTTGATGCT CTTCCTTCTGAATGGACTGATCAGTTTGAGTCAGGAATCCAG ACAATAGCTGTAATTCAAGCTGGCCATGGCCTTCTACAGTTGGGTTCTTGCAAGATT ATACCTGAGGACTTGCATTTTGTGCTTAGAATGAGGCATACATTTGAATCTCTAGGCTACCAGTCTGGTTTCTACCTCTCCCAGCTCTTTTCTTCAACCAGAAacacttcctcttcttcttcactcCCTTCAAAGCAATCCCCGATTCCAATACGCCCGCCTGCTCCGGTCTTTAACTGGGGCCAAAGGCAACTTCCATCTGCAACGTCTATGCTTTCTTCACCCAATTTCCCAAACTCTGCCAGGCTTGGATTCCCACAAGCTAAAGATGAGACCCATATGTTCCTCCTACCTCATTCGTCCGAAACCCGACTCGAAGCCATGGTGGCCGGAGAGCATGAAAACGACATCAAGTGGCCGAATGGGCTGTCATTCTTCAATGCTCTCACTGGACGTACTGATGACGCCAAGCTGTTGTTTAACGCGGAGAGCTTAGGAAACAAACCTGCAGACCAGAATCACCACCCTCTAAACCCTAATTCGGATGCCTCAAACATGCATAATGGTGGTGGAGCAAACCCTAATGACTTCTTGAGCTTGGACAGCTGCCATCCAGACAGTGCAAGAAAGcttgaaaacaaatttaagaGGAGCTTTACTTTGCCTGCTAGAATGActtcatcctcttcttcaaCATCTGTTGATCACCATCAGCACCAGCATCAGCCCGAGTATAGGAATTCGGAGGCGGCCGGTATGTACTCCTCCGATGTCATGGAGACATTCTTGGAGTGA
- the LOC132176418 gene encoding uncharacterized protein LOC132176418, with protein sequence MESRRKRSGSGDIFSFPSTPTPDQDSDDFEFGSITPDSPSTDPYKNSPADHLFFNGRLLPHSFPIQPPNISVDNSRTTSRTSSISSKDSLRSSRSNSTNSRSSSCSSGRTSSSDNSERKLLYQSKFSSTTPGVRDRYQAQVYGSSQRWQYITPVPFLSREPSRRKKMEVVGKEGISKKQAKKERKEAGSWPAGRRFFWWFVSACKECHAMEPSRKDDVYLRGNLKLQ encoded by the exons ATGGAGAGTCGCCGGAAAAGGAGTGGCTCCGGTGACATCTTCTCATTTCCGAGCACACCCACTCCCGACCAAGACTCCGACGACTTCGAGTTCGGTTCTATTACACCGGACTCTCCCTCCACCGACCCCTACAAAAACTCTCCGGCTGACCATTTGTTCTTCAATGGCCGGCTCTTGCCGCATTCTTTTCCTATTCAACCGCCGAATATCTCCGTCGATAACTCCCGTACAACTAGCCGAACGAGCAGCATTAGCAGCAAGGACTCCCTGAGATCGTCACGGAGTAATAGCACGAACAGTAGGAGCAGCAGTTGCAGCAGCGGAAGAACAAGCTCAAGTGATAATTCtgagagaaaattgttgtaTCAGAGCAAATTTTCATCCACAACACCCGGGGTTAGAGACAGATACCAAG ctcaAGTATACGGGTCGTCTCAAAGGTGGCAATATATTACGCCTGTACCATTTTTGAGCCGTGAGCCTtcgagaagaaagaaaatggaggTGGTGGGGAAAGAAGGAATATcaaagaaacaagcaaaaaagGAGAGGAAAGAGGCAGGCTCGTGGCCGGCAGGGAGGAGATTCTTTTGGTGGTTTGTCTCAGCCTGCAAAGAATGCCATGCCATGGAACCATCGAGGAAAGATGATGTGTACCTGCGAGGAAACCTCAAGTTACAATAA